The window GGGAAGAGAACTGACAatgtggaaaatatatttatgaatatatttgatAAGACATCCAAATTCTACTGCCTCTTCAGCAATAGAGCATCTGAAGTACAAAATACCgttttatttgttgtcttattcaTTACTTCAGACAAAAATAACACACAATTCCAAGGGTCACTGATCATATTACagtctaaaaatttaaatgatgagTCATAGATTATCTTTAAGGTCAACCAACAATGATAGAGTCACAAAGAACATGATATTACAATATAAAACACAGTCCAGAAAAGACAACTAGTTAtaagttgttctttttcttttctttttttcccccccttacaGTATTGGGGAATAAACCCAATGCCTTgggcatgccaggaaagcactctaccactgagctacatcccttgtccaagttgttgttttttaaccACACCAACAAAGGATCatactataaaaatgaatttactaAACTATCGAGGTATAACATGTAGCTGTTGTTGAATCTCCTTCCTAAATTGGGACTGCATTGATGCTACCTGCTGCTGGGTGAGGGCTTTATCACAGGTCTGGTAGGTCAATCTATAGCAGAGACTGACCTGCTCAGTCTTTGGATGATGAAAACGACCAAGGAATTGTATGGATATAATAGTGTCCAGGGACACTGCTCGAGCCACAGTATGAAACTCTAGTTCATCAAATCCTTTCTCCTCATTTAACCAAAAACTAATATCATGTACATAACATGGAGGATACAGGGAGTAACTCTTAAAGGGTTCTATTTCTCCAGGAACAAACTTTTTCATGAAACGGTTATCAAAGGTCCACAACATTCTCCAATCAGCGATACCCCAAGTAAGCATGGCTAATAAGTCCAAGTTTATAGACACAAACACAAAATAGTGGTCTTTATGTGTTATGTTTGCAGCAGATGAGGTGACAGACCCAATTATCAGATCCTTGGCACAATCTGGACCAAAATTATGAGACTTCACGTGAATCATATAATTGTTTGCATTCAGTTGAGGGACAAATTCCACTGAACTGTTCAGCATTGATCCCTCTGGCAATGTCTGGGTCAGGAGGCTATCTAGAATTCCTGTCAGGTGATTCAGCAGTGATGGAAGACAGCCATCCTTCAGACTTTGATTAAACCCAAGGATTAATAAAGTCTCATGAAACGCCGGCATCGTGAAAGGCAAAATGTGACACTTCCGAAAAACAGGTCCACTgaggatatacaaagaacctgGGAGGAAGTCTGGTGCTTGGATAATGGCCTGAACATGAACTAGAAGAGAAGATCTAAGCCAGACTTTGGCCTGTCCAGAGATTCCTTCATGAACTTCTTTGCCATCTCTTCTAGGACTCTTGTAAATGCTAAGTTGTgaaaataatacaagaaagtcctccatttcttttgttatttcacCATTCAGGAACTCAGAATCTGAGTTATATTCATGGAGATTGATCCAAAAGGAAGACATACTGTCACAGTTCCAGGAAGGGAGAACACTGGTACTTTCCAGTGGCAGCAAAGGGAAGGAACACTTCAGCCTTTTAAGAGGGAAAATTTTGCCCAATTCAACAATGAGTTTCTCATTTATGATTTTGATAGGATGACAAGAAGATGCTTCCAGGAAACCCCTATttaaagacacacacaaaaaatagcttttctcacttaaaataataattataatatagcTAGAATTGAAAGCATAAATGGTTATGCAGAAAAGAATTATCTTTGccgggcacagtgatgcacacctgtaatcccaacgatttgggaggctgaggcaggaggatcacaagttcaaagtcagcctcagcaacttagcaaggccctaagcaattcagtgaaaacttgtctctaaataaaatattaaaaagggggacTAGGGTTATGACAcagcggtagaacgcttgcctagcacatgtgaggccctgggttcgatcctcagcactacatataaataaataaataataaaggtaatatgtcaaactacaactaaaaaataaatactgaaaaaaaaaaaaaaaagggctggggatgctggggatgtggctcagtagttaagtgccccagtactaaaaaaagaaaagaattatccTTAAGTTTACctgaaaggaaacaaagaaatggtCTACCATAAAGAGAACTATCACAGAGgatttttggggttttttgtttgtttgtttccagttCTTGctatcaaacccagagtctcacaaaTGATAGGTAAGAGCtttgaccactgaactacactgcTAGCACAGGAGAGATAACATGTATTCCAGAATTCTGGCAGCCACTACCCCTACAATATGCCCTAGTGACAAGCATTCACAGCACAACCTCATTAACAGTTTATATACCATCTATTCAAAATATGATTGCCACCAAGATAATTAGGATACAATTAGAAATGGAAGTGATTTCCAGCAAAATAATAAGTTACCTGTTCAACTTTCCTGCAAGTGCTTTTGGTTCTGAAAAGGAAAACCACTGGTCTCCCAGTTTTATACTGAAGACTCTGGGCTGAGAACCTTCAAAAGGTAGGCTCCGGGTAAAGATATGATTCAAAGCACCTTCTATGTGAAAGGACTTATCTTGACTCCTGGCAGAAAAGACATTAATATGAAATCTATCATTATTAAAGAAAGCAagtatttctaatatttctagagACTGGACTGAGAAATTGGCAGGGGAAAATCTCTATAGTATTTCTTGTCATTAGTGAGAGAGATGAACAAGGAAAAGGCCTAGGCTTACATTATTACTTACCTATATCCAGTACATTTGTAACCTGGCACAGCCTCACACCTGAAGGGAAGCACATCACTTAAAATGAGGCCCCCAAGAGCAGCCATGGCAACCACTTGCCAACTGTTGTGCCATTCTCTCTGGGGCTTATCAGCAGAAGTTCCACCTTGTCCTCTACACAATGCCACAtgcacttctccttcctctgcaaGAACATCTACACAGCttgtacaggggaaaaaaaaaaaacagaaatttatcagAAACAAGTAGAAATTACCATAAGGGCAGTAATATACACACAGCTTAGccttgaaataattaaaacccaATCATACTTGCAAGGTCTGCTAAACCTCAAACATACAAGATCAATGTAGTCAAATGCCCTTTAACAACATTCATCATCTGCTATGCATTTGTGTTGTTCATTAATATGTCACAGAAAGTTCAATATTTGCAAAGTTCCTATACATGATTCACTGCTTGGGCTGTTTCTTcccatttagaaatttttttcactGCCTTCTGCCTATCAAAATTCTATAATACTTTGCTGGGCACAGGGacacaacctgtaatcccagtaatttaggctgctgaggcaggaggattccaagttcaaggccagcctcagcaacttaggaggccctaagcaatttggcaagaccctgactcaaaatttaaaataaaaagtactgagcatgtagctcaatagtaaagtgtccctgggttcaatcgctagtacccaaagggaaaaaaaaaaacaaactataaattCTAGTATGATTTTAAACTCAACAATTTTATGAGGTAGTTACCATTAGTATCCTCAgtttatagaagagaaaatataagtACCTAATGGAATAAGTATTTGCCTATAATCATCAACTGTTAAGTGGTGGGCCAGATTTGAATCCAGGCAGTTCAGCTCCTAAACCCACGCTCAGCATCCAACTATACTGGCTGTCaatattttgcattaaaaataatccCTTGGGCTGAAGTTGTAGGTCAGTGAAAGTGCACaagcctcacatgcgtgaggcactgagttcgatcctcagcaccacataaaaataaataaagatattgtgtccatctacaactaaaaaaaaaatttaaaaaaaaaaatataaggagctggggctgtagcacagtggtagagtgcttgccctgcatgtaagaggcactgggttcgaccctcggcaccacatataaataaatattttttaaaaaataaataaatataaaataataatatcccCTTTATTACCAAAAGCATgctatttctacttttatttagcATTCAGGGTTGTATGTATGCCTTTCCAAGTAAGCTTTGGAGTCCTTCGGAGCTTTATATTCTAAACTTATAGTATTTGAGTGCACTATGTTATGTACATTGTAAACATTTTACTTGTGATGGCTCTCCTCACCTCTGGAAAAACTTGGCAAGTAGCTTCCTGTTCTTAGCTACTCCAGCTTTGCGTCCACAGTGcggaaagttaaaataaattcgATCAAACTCTCTGTCCTGTGGTTCAAAAGCATTTGCCAATTGGGTGCAGTCTACACCGAAACGTATCTCGGTACCTGGCAAAGGAATTTAGAGGCGCAGAATACAGATAGGAAAATGTCTTAAGATCAGgcaacaggggaaaaaaaagaaaaagaaaacaactcccAAACCCTCCAGGCTGCCATGAAAACCAGTCTTGGCCTAGCAACACACAAGGATTCCTGCGAAATGGTTAGGAAGCTCCAGAGTAATCCCCATATCCCCACCCCTTCCGCTAAGAGGCACAGGCGGATGGGTAGGGCTTCGCGGGGGCGGGGCTTCGAGGGAGGGCGGGTCTCGCTACCTCGCTCGCGCAAGCGCTGCAGATTCTCCCGGGCCACCGGATCCCGGGCCAACTCCGCCGGGTGCTGAAGGCAGGTGGCAGTGAGACAAACGCTAGAATCCAGGGTCTCGCTTAGAGCGGCGGCGAAGGAGAAATTCCCCTCCCCAACCAACAGGAGGCGCCGAGGGCCCATGGCCTTCACTGCTTCACCTCACGCATTCTCTGTGGCGCTCGTTTGACGTCACTTCCTTCACAGATTTCTGCCCGCTCCTTCCCCACCGGTCACTGTTTGATGACGCACCCACAGCGCCTGGTTGTCTTTGACAAACTGGTGCAGCGACTCCCTAGGAGGACTATGACCATGAATGCAAAAGCGAGATATCCATCCATCTGTTTTCTCACCTCACCTCTCGGGAACATCAAAATGCCTTTTAGTTCTTGGATTGCCTTGAGCGACTTCGTCACACCTGCATGAGGTCACAAGCGCAGAGGGTTGAGTAATGAGTGCAAAAAGCGGGGTGGGGCTGAAGCCAAGAAGAGGTTGGGCTGTGTCCTGCAGGTTCCTGACTCAGATATTGTAACTGCCTTCATCTTGTCCAAATGGCTGCCTCCCATTTTCTCTGCTGCTCAGAATTTGACCAGGTGCTTCTATCTCCTACCTTctattcatttaagaaatattgagTGCCTATTATATGCCAGGCTTCTGTGAGGGCGGTTCTATATGTGGGTGGACAAGATGTGGCCTAGTGGAGAATACACACAGCAAAAGAGGCAGCTCAGATCGCGGGGTATGTGCTTTGAGTGTAGTAATTTAGGGTTCCATGGAAGCACAAAAGAGAACCTTACTAAGTTTGGAGGCAATTTTCCTGAAGTGAATCTGAGCTGAAAGCTAATAGGAGGCTTCGGGGTAGACTTGCCTGCATCCAAAGCAGTGATGAGGCAGAAGCAACAATGTATGCAAAAGCAAAACGATTGAGTTTGTCTGAAACAGTTGAGGTGAGTGGGTAACATGAGACTGAAGAATTAAGCAGGGGCTAGGTCATATAGAGTGGTTGTTGTAAGCCATTTTAACAGTCTGAACCTTATTCTGAAAACAGAAAGCcactaaaagattttaaataggAAGATAGACACAATAAgacttttgttttcaaaaattttgctttctaggggctgtggctatggctcagtggatgagcgctcgcctagcaagtacaaagccttgggttcgatcctcggcaccacataagaataaataaaataaaagtattgtgtcaaataaacttaaaaaataaaaaataaaaattctgctttctagactggagttgtggctcagtggtagagcacttgcctagcatgtgtgagggcactgggttccatcctcagcaccacataaaaatcaataaataaatatgaaggtattcccatctacaactaaaaatattttttttaaatccgctttcctgggctggggatgtggctcaagcggtagcgagctcgcctggcatgcgtgcggccggggttcgatcctcagcaccacatacaaacaaagatgttgtgtccgccgagaactaaaaaataaatattaaaaattctctctctctctctctctctctctctctctctctctctctctctctctccccccccccctctcactctctcttaaaaaaaataaaaaaataaaataaatccgcTTTCCTGTGGAGAAAGGATTGGAGAGGAACAAAGTTGATAGCAAGGAAATCAAATAAAAGGCTACCacagcaatggaaacaaagactGACAGTGACCTGAGTTGAAACTTGGCAGTGAAAATAGAAAGTAGTGGactaaccaataaaaaaataaaaaaaaaagaaagtagtggACTGACTCAAAAATCGGCAAGACTTAAGTGATTTGATGAATTCTGAAAGAGAAGTCTCAGTCAAAGATAAGCCTCAGGCTTCTGACTTGGACAGCAGTGGATGGTAATGTCTCATTCCAGCCCTAGGGACAGCGTCACCTAGTTCTCCAATCTAAGCATTAGGCCTATTGGACTATGTGGGACCTGCTGCTCTAGTCATCATACTGTTTGGTGACATCATTGTATGCATCTGTCTTCACAAAGGCACTTGGTGTGAAGGCAGTTATCTGAGATGCCACCCTTTAATGCTGCCATATTTGCTTTTTCTCTGCCTGCCAAAAGGTAGCTAGGTCGTGGCTCCCAATCATGACCATGTGGTCATAGtgatctatattctttttttttccttggaaaattggaagtACCAGGTTTGCTGACATATTCCCAACAGACATGGAACAACCACATAAGGATTACTGtaactcttttaaatttttaaagaagttagTCTCTTCAAGCTCTTCTTCAGAGAAGGTATTGCATTGTTCCTAAGCCAGGGGACTAATTTTtttggcaagaaaaagaaaaagttgcacTTCTCCTTCcttaccaaaaaaatgaaattcagataTTGATCTTCTAGTATATGCTAAGTGCTATTGATTGGGAGGGCAGGCAGAGGAACAGGGtacaataatgaataaaacagacCCTATGCTCAAGGACCATATAGTTCAATAGGGGAGATAACACATATACTTGAAGAACTATAATGTGATAGGAAGATATAATACAGTGAAAGAGGCAAAGATAAAGTTGTATATgagataaaaggaaagagaaattaacTTCAGGGAAAGCATTCTTTGAGTGGGCCTAGAAGGAAGGAATTTATCATCACCTGATAATTGTGTTATCTGGTTATtcaattcttatttcttctcattctctgTCTGTAGCAATACCCTCAGTctctcaacttcttttttttaatttctttatgttattgatggaattttttagatttatttttatgtgatgctaggcaagcgctctaccactgaaccacaaccccagccccagtccctcaaCTTCTACATCTCAAAATTACCAAGATATTCAGTGAATTCTCCATATAGTATTGGGAATACTGAAGGTTTTCCTGTCTTTTCAAGGTGAGGGTGGCATTTATATAGTCATTCATTGCTGATTTGAGAGGATAGGTTCAAGGATTGATGGACCTGGAGAGGAAGAAACATCAATTTAATTTGAAGGAAAACCTCGGGTATTAGAAAGGTGGACTTATGTTATATCCTGCTATATAAAGCAGAGGATAGGAAGGGATGACTTTTCTGTTCTCTGGTTTATGCAATAAGCTtttctattcttgtttttttccagGGAAAGAACCTTGTCTGTGTCCTCATCAACCCACACTGTGGCAGCCTCATTAATGCAGATGGCCATGGCGAAGTGTGgacagattggaatgatatatcaAAATTTTTCCAATATGGATGGAGATGTTCCACTAATGAAAATTCCTATTCAAACCATACCCTGGTAGGCAACTGGAACCAAGAAAGATATGACATAAGAAATATTGTACAGCCCAAACCTTTGCCTTCCCAGGTAatctttctctcttatttcctTCTATTTGCAGAAGAAAATGCCAATGGCCATTTGAGAGGCAGGAATCTGATAACTTCTCAGGTTTCCATTCAGGGGAGCAGTCTTAAGCTGGACCACCTATCCAACTTTACTATCAAGAGTAATAGTATGTGTAAGATATCAACCAGACGGGTAGTACactttttctgttgtttctgtTTGGAATTCATCTGTTAATCCATCTGGACTTGACTTTTATTTGAATCTTGCCCTTAAATATCTCCTAAACATATAAAGGATATGAAAGCTAGTAGGATGGGGATAACAACATGTAGGCCTCTAGGCTATCTCAAATATGACAGAGCCCATTAGAATTCATATTATATTATCCTTTATTTTCCAATATTAGCTATAGACTCCTAGATTCTTAatctatgaatttttcttttccagtttggaCACTACTTTGAAACAACATATGATTCAAGCTACAACAGCAAAATACCACTTTCAACCCATAGTAGGTGGACTAGTTTTTTAATTCTTACATTCTCAGAACTGTTCTGTGTCTGGCACATAGAAGGAACTGAAATAAACAGTAAACTAAATGGGTGAATAATTTaacactttctctcttttctcaacTTTTGACAGGTCTTGATGTCTATTCACTCAAATAAGAGTGAAAAATCGGTTAAAACTCCTTGTTGACTGtttccatttgtcttttcttccctCAGGATTTAAGCGAGAGCCTCATTGGTTCCCAGGACATCAACCTGAACTGAATCCTTCTCAATACAAATGCACAGAAAAGTCAATTTACATGACTGACTATTCAAAACCTCAAATCAAGCATCAGTATCCGTGTGTATGGAATCCTAATATTGACCAATTTCAGGGTCCATAATGCTAAGAAAGAATaagaactttcatttttctagaaTAAAATGTAAGAGGGAGCACATTCTAAAACTCAGCTCACCCTAATACGGTTTTACTCTTTGATTAAATAAAGCACAAGACACAGAAAatatcctctttttttcttttaatcatttaaatgtcatttaagttaattttatctattttttgttcTGTATCAGAAGTGTCGTGGAAGGCattaaaaatagctattttcttgggctagggctggggttcaGCAGTGGTGTACTTTCCTGgtgtgagtgaggcactgggttcaattctcaatattgcatgtaaataaataaaggtttatcaacaactaaaaaatttttttaaaaatagatatgtcTCTGAAATCTTTACCACTTTGCATTTGATCAGTGACAGAACTGCAAAATCTAGTAAAACAGGTTTTTGCtggatattttctaaatataagtcCAGTAGTAATAGTCATGGAGCATAATTGTCTTGTGACCTTAATGAACAGCCCCTGTTGAGgactgtgaaaagaaaaataactttttaaaattattacaaagaatttaaaatataaacaaaagtagACAGAATAGCCTAATGACCTCCCATGTAACGTTATGCAGTATCAACAATTTAATGAGTAATCTCTCTACctactttctttttcattgaatttattttgtaGCACATCTGAGAAATATACTTTCATCTATAATGATTTCAGTATATATCTCAAAAAACCCTATAAATTGTCAATTGATCAAATAAAGCTGAGCTTATTAAACCTACTGGAGCAAGGAAGAACATCAACTTGATGCAGAGTCTTGATAACAGTTAAAAAAGGGAGGTGTTTGAGTAGGACACTGGTTTAAGATGGATCTTTCAAAGCAGAAAACTGATAGAGGGACTAAGAAAAGGTTGTAAATGGTTTAGAGTTGGTAAACTTAGGGAGTCAACAATCTTTAATATGGTTAAACTTATCATATTTCCTCTTTATCTTCTGGTTAAGAAGATAATATACTGGGGCTGatattgtggctcagcagtagagcgatcacctagcatgtgcgagaccctgggtttgatcttcagcatt is drawn from Urocitellus parryii isolate mUroPar1 chromosome 4, mUroPar1.hap1, whole genome shotgun sequence and contains these coding sequences:
- the Fdxacb1 gene encoding ferredoxin-fold anticodon-binding domain-containing protein 1, whose product is MGPRRLLLVGEGNFSFAAALSETLDSSVCLTATCLQHPAELARDPVARENLQRLRERGTEIRFGVDCTQLANAFEPQDREFDRIYFNFPHCGRKAGVAKNRKLLAKFFQSCVDVLAEEGEVHVALCRGQGGTSADKPQREWHNSWQVVAMAALGGLILSDVLPFRCEAVPGYKCTGYRSQDKSFHIEGALNHIFTRSLPFEGSQPRVFSIKLGDQWFSFSEPKALAGKLNRGFLEASSCHPIKIINEKLIVELGKIFPLKRLKCSFPLLPLESTSVLPSWNCDSMSSFWINLHEYNSDSEFLNGEITKEMEDFLVLFSQLSIYKSPRRDGKEVHEGISGQAKVWLRSSLLVHVQAIIQAPDFLPGSLYILSGPVFRKCHILPFTMPAFHETLLILGFNQSLKDGCLPSLLNHLTGILDSLLTQTLPEGSMLNSSVEFVPQLNANNYMIHVKSHNFGPDCAKDLIIGSVTSSAANITHKDHYFVFVSINLDLLAMLTWGIADWRMLWTFDNRFMKKFVPGEIEPFKSYSLYPPCYVHDISFWLNEEKGFDELEFHTVARAVSLDTIISIQFLGRFHHPKTEQVSLCYRLTYQTCDKALTQQQVASMQSQFRKEIQQQLHVIPR
- the Cfap68 gene encoding cilia- and flagella-associated protein 68, yielding MAASHFLCCSEFDQGKNLVCVLINPHCGSLINADGHGEVWTDWNDISKFFQYGWRCSTNENSYSNHTLVGNWNQERYDIRNIVQPKPLPSQFGHYFETTYDSSYNSKIPLSTHRFKREPHWFPGHQPELNPSQYKCTEKSIYMTDYSKPQIKHQYPCVWNPNIDQFQGP